The sequence below is a genomic window from Methylotuvimicrobium sp. KM2.
ATCAGAAAATGGAGAAAGAACGGTGCCATTATCGTCAGTTACCTGGATGTCGCCAAAAAGTGCAAACTTACCACTATCAAACATTGTCTCCAACAAACTACCATCACCAGGGAAGTCTCCGTCTAGACCCGCAGCCGTATTATCTACCAAATGAAAGCGAAACAAGTCCTGAAAAAATGAGAGCCTCCCCGGCGTATTCGCTCCTTCTCTTGAAGCTATTTCTATATTTTGATTAGTGACGGTTGCTTTGTAGTCAGTATCGAATATATATAGCTCATCAACAATACTGCTGCCATTATCGTCATTATTTTTGAACGGGGAAACCGCAAATGAAGAAATTCCGTATGTGTTGTTACCTAGAATTGAGCCGCGAATAGATAAGTTACCGAGATTCATTGAGTACCAATAATCATGCCCTCTCGCCAGAATACTACTACCTAAAAACTCTTCAGATCTCTTCACAGTTAAAGACAGGCTAACTGGTACAGGTGAGTCAGGAGTCAGATTCAGGGCGCCATAGAATTCTTCAAGGCTAAATGGCAACGTCTGTGATGATGCGACTGTGAGGTCGCTTAGATAGCCATTATAAGAATAATTCCGAGTTTCAGTATTAACACCACATGGAACTGCACAGAGTGTTATTGCACCTGCATTGCTTGTAGCCATGAGGAGCCAAGCAGTTATAGCTGCGACTTTAAATTGCTTCCGGTTTATGCATAAATTTATTTCAATGCACTCTGTTTTCCATAATTTCATTATATTTTACCTTTGCCAAGTAGATTCATTTATCCATACCAGTACAAAATCTACCAGATAACTATGACAAGCCTGTTAAACAGACAAATGGAGAATAACGCCGGAAGTCGTTAACTTTATCCCAGGTATCATATCAAAGGGGGTATCAAGGTTATTGGCCGAACGTCTGCTAAGGGTCGATACCTGAACCGGCCTATTCGAAATCAATTTCCAGCGGCCACTTTAGAGAAGTTTTGCATAGCCGGATTTTGTTGAAACCGAAGTTTCTGTTCAAATGCCCCTTCGCCAGTTCACCAAGGCCTGACAATGGTTATTTCGGATCATCAAGTTCTTTCTGGAATTTACTCCACCACTGTTCGGCATTAAATACAAAATTATGGCGTTTCAATAGCTCTTCATCGGAAAGCTCCGATTTCTTAATCGACGATTGCATCTTTTTCTCGACAAAAGGGGCCACGTCTTCATAAGCTGCGCGGGCTTTTTGCGCTACGCCGGAAATCAATCTTTCTTTCTGAAAAACGCTTGTCTGAAGCCCAGCTAACGTGCGTTGCACATAAACAAAATTATGCGCAACTTCGTTATACCCAACACTGGAAGCCCTTTCAAACTCCCGTTCGTCCAAATGGGCTTCCAATAGATCCAAAGCTTCCCGTAATTTGTCCAGAGCCATTGCAACAGCAACATGCTCCATCATGATGTCGTTGTCCACCTCTTCGATGAGGGCGGATTGCTCTTCGACAATGGCAATGATCTCCTGTTCGTTTGGTTTTTCATCCATGATATTGGCCTCTATAGAAATTAGGAAACCCGTGGAGCATCATGAATTTTCTGAGGCGTAAGGCGATAGCCCATCGCATGTAAAATGGCATTCACGCTACCAAATTGAGGATTGCCGTTTTCAGAAAGGGCCTTTTGTAAGCCCTTCCGGCTAAGTCCCGATGTTTCAGCAATTCGGCTGACTCCTTTTACGCGACTGACCACACGCAAGGACGATAAAAGCGCGGCAGTGTCGCCGGTTTCGGCATATTCATCAAACAGAATACTGATGTAATCATCCACTTCTTCCGGATGATCGCGCAGGTATTGCTCCTCGACTTCACCGATTGTTCTATAGCTGCTCATGGCTTAGATACTCCTTCCAATAATCTTTGGCTTGTTCAATATCTTTGCTTTGACTGCCTTTATCGCCTCCGCAAAGCAGGACAACGATATGATTATCTCGTTCTCCAAAATAAACCCTATAGCCAGAACCGAAAAACATCCTCAGCTCACTAACGCCTTCTCCAACCGGCTCGCAATCCCCATAATTGCCTTGTTGTAACCGAGAGACCCGGGCCAGAATACGTTTTCTATCCATGACATCCCGCAGCCCATAGAGCCACTCGGTAAAAGGCTCTTTCCCGTTTTCTCTGGCATATACGATGACCTGTTTTTCTATAGCACCGGTCACAATTTCATTCCTTGTATTAATATCTTATGACATGCGTACTATAGTACGCAATAAATTTAGATACAAGTCCTTTTTACATTCCAAAAAACGAACGTTTTTGGCACAGTTTTGACCACTATCGATTTTTCTGTGAAATCGACAATTTTTGTGTTCCAATACTCATCTCAAAAACAAAGTGTCAATATTATCCTATCAGAATGGATTATGGCACATTTCAGGAGCGATTCGTGTTAGTTGGCTATGCCCGCGTTTCAACCCCATCTCAAAGCCTGGACTTGCAAATCAAGGCACTCAAAAAATCTGGTTGCGACAAAATTTTCACGGATATCGCCAGTGGTGTCAAAGCAGCACGGCCAGGTCTCAAAGACGCGGAAATGGTTCTGCGTGAAGGGGATGCCTTGGTCGTTTGGAAGCTGGATCGCCTGGGTCGCTCCATCCAGCACCTGATTGAGTCCATTAACGCACTCAAGGAAAAAGGCATTGGCTTTCGCAGCCTTCAGGAAGCCATCGACACGCAAACCAGCGGCGGGAAACTGGTGTTTCATATTTTCAGTGCTTTGGCTGAATTTGAGCGTGATTTGATCCGGGAACGAACGAATGCCGGGTTGGAAGCGGCACGCGCCCGTGGCAAGAAAGGTGGCCGCCCTAAGTCATTGGATCAACCAAAAAACGTTAAGCTACTAAAGCAGATGCACGCCGATCCAAACTACTCAATAAACGATATTTGCAAGACGCTGAACATTTCCCGCTCCACCTTTTATCGCTATTTAAAGTCCAATAATAATTGAGAGTGATAACCAATGAAGC
It includes:
- a CDS encoding recombinase family protein — encoded protein: MLVGYARVSTPSQSLDLQIKALKKSGCDKIFTDIASGVKAARPGLKDAEMVLREGDALVVWKLDRLGRSIQHLIESINALKEKGIGFRSLQEAIDTQTSGGKLVFHIFSALAEFERDLIRERTNAGLEAARARGKKGGRPKSLDQPKNVKLLKQMHADPNYSINDICKTLNISRSTFYRYLKSNNN
- a CDS encoding addiction module antidote protein, which gives rise to MSSYRTIGEVEEQYLRDHPEEVDDYISILFDEYAETGDTAALLSSLRVVSRVKGVSRIAETSGLSRKGLQKALSENGNPQFGSVNAILHAMGYRLTPQKIHDAPRVS
- a CDS encoding type II toxin-antitoxin system RelE/ParE family toxin; amino-acid sequence: MTGAIEKQVIVYARENGKEPFTEWLYGLRDVMDRKRILARVSRLQQGNYGDCEPVGEGVSELRMFFGSGYRVYFGERDNHIVVLLCGGDKGSQSKDIEQAKDYWKEYLSHEQL